One genomic window of Branchiostoma floridae strain S238N-H82 chromosome 4, Bfl_VNyyK, whole genome shotgun sequence includes the following:
- the LOC118414589 gene encoding protein N-lysine methyltransferase METTL21A-like, with translation MPIETEDTTTSSEDTPNGADGEISEDAVVWTKETIYEMMRSRSRDQNFHFVGRDIVITERNVGDMTAIGTKLWTTADVFSQYLESGVFPLKDKKVIELGSGTGLVGIVTSLLGADVTLTDLPDIIYNLEPNVAINTRGVEHPPTVCPLAWGVDLQAFPKAAHYDYVIGSDLVYDAEVFEGLIQTIKYLSDSKTTILLGFHLRVPDRDLKFLNMFTKEFNVVKEHELPNQGKAVRLYEARTK, from the exons ATGCCGATCGAAACCGAGGACACGACGACTTCTTCCGAAGATACTCCGAATGGAGCCGACGGAGAAATCAGCGAAGATGCGGTTGTGTGGACGAAAGAGACTATCTATGAAATGATGCGGAGTCGGTCTCGGGACCAGAACTTCCACTTTGTGGGGAGGGACATTGTTATAACGGAGAGGAACGTTGGGGACATGACGGCTATTGGGACCAAACTGTGGACAACG GCTGACGTGTTCAGTCAATACTTGGAGAGCGGTGTCTTCCCTCTGAAGGATAAGAAGGTGATAGAACTGGGCTCTGGGACGGGGCTGGTCGGGATTGTCACAAGTCTGTTGG GTGCTGATGTGACCTTAACTGACCTTCCTGACATCATCTATAACCTTGAACCTAACGTGGCGATCAACACCCGTGGAGTTGAGCACCCTCCCACC GTGTGCCCTCTAGCATGGGGCGTGGATCTGCAGGCTTTCCCCAAGGCAGCGCACTATGACTACGTCATCGGGAGTGACCTTGTGTATGACGCGGAGGTTTTTGAAGGATTGATTCAGACCATAAAATACCTGAGCGATTCAAAAACAACCATTTTGCTGG GTTTCCACCTGCGTGTTCCTGACCGAGACCTAAAGTTTCTAAACATGTTCACAAAAGAGTTCAACGTTGTTAAAGAACACGAGCTGCCCAATCAGGGCAAAGCTGTCCGACTGTACGAGGCCAGAACAAAATAA